The genomic DNA ATTATATCGGGAAAATATATTCGTTCGTGACGCATTATTTGGCGATTGTCGGAAACCATGACAAGAGCCAGCTTTTACGAAGACTGGCCGGCAAGGTTACAGTTCTTAACCAACCGCCTGAAATAACGGTAATAACAAAAAGAAAGACTAGGATTTGACTGGCAAACGGGCAACCACCTGATGACCGATCCGAAGAAAAAGGATGGTAAGCAAGGCATTGACCAGCAGGAGTTCATTTGCAAACTGGTACTGGCCAAACCATGAGGCGCTGTTTGCATTAATCCAGAAGGTAACCAGCGGCGCCAGGCAGCATGCGACCACCACAACCACATGGTCCCGTAATTGAAACCGTGTCAGCAATCCGAATGCGAATAACCCGAGCAGCGGACCATAAGTATATGAGGCTGCGACAAAGATGGAAGCAATCACGTTTTGATCGTTATAGGCCCTGAAAAACATGATCACGATAATCAACAGGAATGACACCACGATATGGGTCCTCTTCCTTGTCCGCTCTCTATCAGCTTCTGCCATCTGATCCACATTCAGGAAATCAACACATACCGAAGTGGTTAACGCAGCCAGCGCCGAATCTGCGCTGGAGTATGCAGCGGCAATCAATCCCAAAACAAAAAACAATCCTGCCACAACCCCAAGATGATCAATCGCCATAAGCGGAAATAGCCGGTCTGTTTTCTCAGGAACTTCAAAACCATGGGTGTTGGCATATATGAACAGCAAGGCACCCAGGGCCAGAAACAGAAGGTTTACAAAAACCAGGACGATGGAAAAAACAACCATGTTCTTTTGTGCATCTTTTATGTTACGACAACTCAGGTTTTTCTGCATCATATCCTGATCCATGCCGGTCATCGTAATGGCGATTAATGCGCCACTGGCAAACTGCTTGACAAAATGTTTTTTATCCATCCAATCATCCCAGAAAAACCATTTTGAGTAATCGCTGGAAGCCACGGCAGACCACATCCCTTCACCTCCCAGATCGGAAGAGATTACATATAGACTAACCCCTACTGCTACCAACATAAAAAGGGTCTGCAGTGCATCCGTCCACACGATGGTGCGTATTCCCCCCCTGTGGGTGTAAAGCCATATCAACGCAACCGTAAGGGTAACCGTCACCGGAAACGGCACATAAAAACCAGGTAGTCGGTCAAACACCAGGATTTGAAGCGCATCTGCCACAAGGAACAACCTGAAAGAAGCCCCGATCAACCGTGAGATAAAGAAGAACAAGGCTCCGGTCTTGTAAGCCCAGAAACCGAAGCGTTGTTGAAGGTAACCATAAATGGATATGAGATTCAGGCGGTAATACAAGGGCATCAGCACAAAGGCGATCACCGCATACCCGGCGAGATATCCCAGCACCATTTGCATATATGAGAATTGACTGGAACCAACCCATCCGGGTACAGATATAAACGTCACCCCGGACAACGATGCACCGATCATTCCGAATGCCACCATAAACCAGGGTGATTTGCGGTTACCCACAAAAAAGCTCTGATTATCCGCACCCCGGCCGGTGAGCCAGGAGATAAAAATAAGAAGTCCGAAATAGGCTGCTATCAGGCCCAGAAGAAGAACCGGGGTCATAGGGTACCGTTTTCTGCGGATTGCGTCACAACGACATCTACGGGATAGTGTTGACCTTCCTCAGCAAGAAGCGTATCTGAGAATATCGTTCGCGCCTCATTGAGTAAGGGCGTTGCATCCTTATATCGTGCCGAAAAGTGACCAATCACCAACTGTCTCACCTCTGCCTTTCTGGCGATTTCAGCTGCTTGAGCCGCCGTTGAATGATGGGTTTCGCGGGCCCGGTCTTCAAGATCACTGGTAAAAGTCGCTTCGTGATAAAGCAGGTCAACACCATGAATGACATCAATGATGGACTCACTGTAGGCCGTATCCGAACAATAGGCGAAAGATCTTGGCAGAGGTGGCGGTATCACCAACTCACTGTTTGGAATGATCTTTCCCTCTGATGTGGTATAGGGGGCTCCGTCCTTAATGGAACCTATGGCATCCACCGGGATATCATATTTACGGATCGCTTCCTTGCGAATGTTGGGTCTCGCCGGTTTTTCCTTAAACAGAAAGCCGGTACATGGGATGCGATGATTCAGCGCTATGGTGGTGACGTTTACAGTGTCATCATCAATCAATACAATGCCGGTTTGGGGTGCAACAGCATGATAATGCAATTCAAACCCAAGATGTGCATCCAGGTGTTTAATTTGCACATCCAGTATTTCCTTAAGACTTTCGGGACCGAAGATGGTAAGGGGATTTGTTCTTCCGAGGAGCCCCATGGTAGATATCAATCCGGGCAAGCCTAAAAAATGATCGCCATGCAGATGACTGATAAATATATGCTGGATCTTCTGCATGCGAATCCGATACCTTCTGAGTTGTATTTGGGTACCTTCACCGCAATCGATCAAAAACAACCGATCATGCAACGTAAGAACATGGGCAGAAGGATTTCGGGAGGAAGTCGGGAGAGCTGAACTGCTTCCCAGTACGGTCAGGCCAAACGGCTTCATTTGCCGGCCAGGAGCATGCGCCGGGTCAGCGCCTTTTCACCGTTATTTATAGTATAAACATAGACGCCCGGCTTAAGGCCCTTAGGAACAAAATTGATGGTATTCATTCCAGCTCTGGAGTGGTATACCCGGCTGTATACTTCCTTACCGATCATGTCATATACGGTAAACTCAACTTCAACCGGTGACGGGGTGTTATAAAAAATAGAGGTTTGTTCAATTACCGGGTTAGGGTAGTTCTGACTGATACCGAAGCGCGCGGGATCCAGATCCTGAATACTTGCAGGATCTCCGATCTTGAGCACAATGCTATCCCATGTCAATGGAGCTGTCTGAGGAGACCCCAGAACGGTGATATAAGCAGTATAAGCAATATTGATCGTATCCAACCATGCGACGGAAGTAGTTCCTGAAACCAGGGCGCATCCTTTATCTCCACCATAGTAAACGGCTTTGTCGGCAGCACTTGCCGATATACCTGCAGGAAAGTTTGTAATGCTGGTCACTTTTAAAGAATCTACAGGAATCATGGTTCCGAATACATTTACGGTATCGGGAACATTGATAGTGATGGATTGAGAATAGGCAACGTTAATGGTACCATCCGGCATGCGCAGGCTGTTGTCAGGCGCTCTGAAACCAGGACTTGTAGCCGCAGAACTCGGTGTGCATTGCGCCAACACGTGGGTAGAAATACCCAACAACATAAACGATAAGATTACGAATGCGTGTACCCGTCGTATCATAGGCTATTTTTTAAACCAAGTTCTATTCGTCTGATTTCTTAACATCTTTTTCCACTTCCTCCATAAAAATGAAGTCTACTGCTTCATCCACGGTGGGCAGGATATTCAAAACACTATCCAACTGGGAAATATTGATCAATTTCATCACGGTATCCTGCAGACCGGTCAAAACCAGACATCCACCGGAATTTTTGCAAAGACGGTTTGCGACAAGGATTGCGCTCAATCCTGAGGAATCACAATACCGCGTACTGCTCAATTCCATGATCAGATTTTTGGCACCTTCACCATTGGATACCACCAATTGTGACTTTAGCTGGGGAGCCACCTGGCTGTTCAGCTTTTCTGCGTTGATCCTGATCAGAGTATATTTGTCTTTTACTTCTACGGCTAAATCCATATAAAATTCCGTATTAATTGATAATAATGGGTCGCATCAAAGGTACTAATTTAATGATTATCCTGTGCAAGCCAAATATTTATCGGTTTACTTTTCCTTTTGGCCTGCTAACAGATAAAGGACGGCCATGCGTATCGCCACACCGTTTTCTACCTGTTCAAGTATAATAGACTGGCCGGAGTCAGCCACGTCACTGGTTATTTCAACACCCCGGTTGATAGGTCCCGGATGCATGACGGTGATGGGTTTTTTAAGCGATTCCAGCAAGCTGCGGTTTACACCGTAGCGCATGGCATATTCCCTGAGTGAGGGGAAATACCGTTCGTTCTGCCTTTCCAACTGGATACGCAAGACCATGGCCACCTCACACCACGCCAGGGCAGCTTTCACATCTTTCATCACCTTCACCCCCAGCTCACCGATGTACCTGGGCATAAGCGTAGACGGACCACATAACCGCACATCTGCCCCCAGCATGCGAAGGCAATAAATGTTTGAAAGTGCCACGCGGGAATGTAGGATATCCCCAATAATCACCACCTTTTTTCCTTTGATGCTGCCAAGATTTCGTCGGATTGAAAATGCATCGAGCAATGCCTGCGTGGGATGTTCATGCGCACCATCTCCGGCGTTTACCACACAAGCGTTTACATGTTTTGAAAGAAAGTGCGCAGCGCCAGGGCTGGGATGCCTCATTACCACCATATCCACTTTCATAGACAGGATGTTGTTTACGGTATCTATAAGGGTCTCTCCCTTTTTGACAGAAGAAGAAGCTGCGGAAAAATTAACGACGTCGGCCGATAATCTTTTCTCTGCGAGTTCAAAAGACAACCTGGTGCGCGTAGAATTTTCGAAGAACACATTGGCGATGGTCACATCCCTTAATGACGGCACTTTTTTAATAGGCCGGTTGATCACTTCGCGAAAATGCTCAGCGGTGTTAAAGATCAATTCGATATCATTCTTCTTGAGATACTTGATTCCGAGCAGATGATCCACGCTAAGATTTTCTTGCATATTAAGGAGGAGTTATGAGTAATACCTTATCTTCTTTATTCAATTCCTTCCAGTACACCTCTACCCTTTCAGACGGAAGTGTATCAACAGTTCTGCCCACATAGTCCGGCTGAATCGGTAAATGTCTGGAAAAGCGACGGTCAATCAACACCAACAACTCTACCTGAACAGGCCTTCCGAATGATAACAAGGCATCCAGGCCGGAACGGATGGTGCGTCCTGTGAAAAGCACATCGTCCAACAAAACGATTTTTTTACTTTCGACCTCGAAATTTATCCTGGTATCGCTGGCAACAAGTGGATTTGATCTTCGCCGGAAGTCATCCCTGAAGAATGTCACGTCCAGGGTACCGGTCAAGACATTTTTGATTCCATGATCCTTTTTAAGAAGGGCAGCCAATCTTTCGGTCAGCTGAACACCACCCTGCTGAAGACCAATCAATGCGGATTCCTGAAAATCGTGGTGGTTTTCGATCAATTGATAACACAGCCGCCTCAGGGTTAATTCAAAATTACGGCTGTTTATGATCGTCCTCGACGGCATGGGTTTATTTACAAAGATAGCAATTGCACAAATGTACGGGACTATGTAAAAAAAATCCCGGGATGAACCGGGATTTTTGTTGTTTATTCTTCTTCGTCTTCACTGTCCTCGTCATTCCCTTTTCTCCTCGAGGAGGCTTCTTCGTGTTCCTCCATTTCACTTTTCAGGTTTGACAATACATCAAGATCGCCGAGGGTGGTTTTCTCCAGGTTATCCTTGATGCTTTTCACAGCCTTCTTGGTCGACTTGGCCTTGGATTTGGCGGATGCCGCAGCACCTTCTTTACGCTCTCCTCTTGGAGCTTTATCCTCATCCGACGCAACCTGATAGGTCTTGGTATGTGAAACGATGATCTTTTTGCTTTCCTTGTTGAACTCAAGGACTTTGAAATCCAGCGCTTCATCCACCTGCGCCTGAGAACCATCTGCCTTTGTCATATGCTTGGTCGGAAGGAATGCTTCCACACCATACTTCAGGCCTACAATCGCACCTTTATCAACTTTCTTGATGATGGTACCCTTATGCTCAGAATCTACAGTAAACACGGTTTCAAAGGTATCCCAAGGATTTTCCTCCAGCTGCTTGTGGCCAAGGCTCAACCTGCGGTTCTCGGTATCCAGTCCCAGAACCACCACTTCCATCTCATCGCCTACTTTGGTAAACTCTGACGGATGCTTGATCTTCTTGGACCAGGACAGGTCGGAGATATGTACCAAACCATCGATACCCTCTTCCAGTTCTACAAACACACCGAAATTGGTGAAGTTGCGAACTTTTCCTTTATGCTTGGATCCTTCAGGGTATTTGGTTTCGATATTGGCCCATGGGTCCGGCATCAATTGACGCATACCCAGTGACATCTTACGCTCTTCGCGATCGAGTGTCAGCACAACTCCTTCAACTTCCTGACCAACTTCCAGGAAGTCCTGTGCGCTGCGCAGGTGCTGTGACCAGGACATTTCACTCACGTGGATCAGCCCCTCAACACCAGGCTGAATCTCAATGAATGCGCCGTAATCCGCAATCACCACTACTTTTCCTTTCACCTTGTCACCTACCTTCAGATTCGCATCCAGGGCATCCCATGGATGAGATGTCAGTTGTTTCAAGCCAAGGGCAATCCTTTTCTTATCTTCATCAAAGTCAAGAATAACCACATTAAGTTTCTGATCCAGAGAAACAATCTCTTCCGGATGACTTACGCGGCCCCAGGAAAGGTCGGTGATATGGATCAGTCCGTCTACGCCGCCAAGGTCGATGAATACCCCGTAAGAAGTGATGTTCTTGACAACCCCTTCCAGTACCTGACCTTTTTCCAGTTTGGAGATGATCTCTTGTTTCTGTTGCTGCAACTCGGCTTCGATAAGTGCTTTGTGCGAAACGACAACGTTTTTGAATTCCTGGTTGATCTTAACCACCTTGAATTCCATCGTTTTACCCACATATACATCGTAGTCACGAATGGGCTTAACGTCGATCTGTGATCCCGGAAGGAACGCTTCTATGCCGAACACATCCACGATCATACCGCCTTTGGTGCGGCATTTAACATATCCTTTGATTACTTCGCCTTTGTCGTGGGCTTCGTTTACACGATCCCATGATTTGAGGGCGCGGGCTTTGCGATGAGACAGAACGAGTTGCCCGTTCTTATCTTCCTGATTCTCCACATAAACCTCAACAGAATCACCGGTCTTTAATTCCGGATTGTAACGGAACTCACTCAGGGAGATGATACCTTCTGATTTGAATCCGATGTTGATGACCACATCCTTGGAGGTAATATCTACGATTTTCCCTTCCAGAACATCGTGATCATTGATTGAAACCAAGGTGTTATCGTAAAGGGCTTCGAGTTCGGCCCTTTCGCCTTCGGTGTAGGTGTCACCGGTTGATTCTTCGCCACTCCAGTCGAAGGGTTCGACTTCCGCTGCTTTTGGAGCTTGTTTCTTCTTTTCCGTCTTCTCTGCTACTTCCGCCTCTACTGTTTCCTGCTCTTTTACTTCTTCATTTACCATGGTAATGATTGCGTCACAGACGCTGATTAAAGGTTAGACATTCATTAAAAAACGGCTGCGAAGATACGAGGTTTTCTCCAAAAAAGTACTATCTCAAGAAGATTTCTCAGGAAACGGCCGGAAGGGTCATTGTTTCGATACAGTTGGCCACCTTTTCCATCAACCACATCGGGGTGGATGTAGCGCCACATACGCCTATCCTTTCTTTTCCGGCAAACCACGCTTCCTGAATTTCATCCTCAGATGAAACGAAGTAGGAATCCGGGTTTACGGATTTACATACATCATACAGAATTTTGCCGTTGGAACTTTTCTTTCCACTTACAAAAACAACAACATCATGACGTGATGCGAAGTCTTTCATATGAGGTTCGCGGTTAGCAACCTGCCTGCAAATGGTATCGTTGGCAACAAAGCCGACCTCTCCATCGCCACCGGCCAATTTGATGCGCTCCTCGATGTTTTTCTTCATTTTATAAAAACCATCCGTGCTCTTGGTGGTTTGTGAATACAGGTATATGGGCTTGGTAAAATCAACCTTTTGCAGATCCTCTTCGGTGGTTACGATAATGGCCTTACCGCCTGTCTGCCCTACCAGACCGTTCACCTCGGCATGCCCTTCCTTCCCATAAATGATGATTTGTCCATCATTCTCTATGGAACGTTCAAAGCCATTTCTTACCCGGTGCTGAAGTTTTAAGACAACAGGACAGGAAGCGTCAATAAGTTCTATGTTGTTTCGGATCGCCACTTCGTAGGTTTGCGGTGGCTCACCATGCGCGCGGATAAGCACCTTACAATCTTTCAGCTCTGCAAGTTCTTCGTGGTTTATGATCTTCAAACCCTTTGCTGTCAACCTTTCAACTTCACGGTTGTTGTGAACGATATCACCCAGGCAATACAATGTGCCGCTTTGAGCCAGTTCATCCTCTGCCATTTCGATGGCATAAACCACGCCGAAGCAAAAACCTGAATTGGGATCAATATTGACTTTCATAAACCAATGAATATTGAGCTGCAAAGATAATCATTCTGTATCGCTTCCATAATAATGCCCCGGACTCTCCAACGTCCGGATTTACACACCGGCATACTTTTTCTTCACCCATGCACGAGCCAGGTTAAATTGTTCTTCCTGCGTCATGGATGTATTATCCAACACCACCGCATCAGGTGCCTTCACGAGGGGGTTGACCAACCGGGTACTATCAGCATGGTCTCTTGCAACAATGTTATCCAACACCTCCTGATAAGTCACAGGAATGTTCTTTTGCTGCAGTTCTTTCATACGTCTGCTTGCGCGTTCTTCAGGTGTAGCCGTCATGAATATTTTCAGGTTGGCATCAGGAAAAACCGCCGTACCTATATCCCGTCCATCCATAACCACCCCATGGTCATTTGCCATTTCACGCTGCATTGAGATCATTTTCTTTCTTAGTGCCATAACAGCACTCACCTTGCTCACTTGCTCGGACACCTTCATGGTTCGAATTTCGTCGCTCACATCCCTCCCCTGAAGTAACACCTTAAGGCCATCATTTGTTTTTTCCAGGCGGATATCCAGGTTATCCAATTCATTAATAAAGGATGTTTCATCCCATGGCTCCTGATCCAGCCACCCTTGTTCCAGGGCATGCAACGTTGCCGCCCGGTACATGGCGCCGGTATCTACATATGTCAGGCGAAATTCTTTGGCAAGGGCCTTGGCCAGGGTACTCTTCCCGCACGAGGAGTGGCCATCAATTGCAATAATTAATCGGGGTTCAGTCATTCGCTTTACTCAGAAATTCGGACAGACCGGTAGTGATGCTGAAATGATTGGATGCACCGGCAAGGTGGTAGGATGCACGGCCATAGTTCACATGGAACTTCGACACCTTGAAACCAAAACCCCATGAAAACCCTATGGTTCCGGTTTTGGTAGCAACTTTTAATTCCTGTCGTCTCCGGTAATCATATCCGAAGCGTACATGAAAGTTATCAGAAGGAGAAAACTCCGCCCCAACTCCCACATGTCGCATGATCTTATCCCCGATCATTTTCTTGGGCTTTATATCTTCACCTGTCAGCGGATCAACCAATATGGTAGGTTGATTCGAATTCTCATAGTTCAGGTTCGCCTTTTCCAGATGGGTAAGTGTGATGATATAACGCAATGGGAGATGCGCCAGTTTTTTGGACATTCCAAGTCTGATCTCCAGGGGCAGTTTTTCGCGATACCCTTCCACATAACTTGACAAAGGCGCACCCAGGTTCAGCACCATCAGTGATGCGGCAAAACTACCTCCTGGCTTTGCATAAGTCACAGCCCAATCGGTGGTCAATGCGGTGGACGTATATTGGGCAAGTGCGGAATATACCAGCCCCAGATGCATTCCTACTGTAAACAGGCTATCCATTTTTCTTGACACACCTACCTGAAAGAGCAGGTCGGATGCCCGGAACTGCCCAATTTCAATACCCTGTTCGTTGGTTTCTGTGAATTGCCCGTAGTTCACATATTTCAATCTGCCGCTGAACGTTCCGACCTTTTCCACATGATGGGCATAATCAACACCCCCGAAATTAACATCCGAGAAATAGTTGACATAATCCAGCACCAGGTTACGGTGAAGATCTTTGGTTAAGAGAGATGGATTGACCGCAGCCAGACTGAGGTCATGATCTCCGTTTATAGCGAGGTAGTGTCCGCCCAATGCACCTATTCTGGCAGAAGTCACCAGGTTCAAAAAGTCGTAAGAAGTCGTTCCTCCGATTTGGGCATGGCCGGTTTGGGGCAACGAAACTACCGCAATCACGCAGGTGATCAGAGAACGAACCGAAAAGAGAAAGCGGTTTGACATAACGCCTCAGTTAGAAAGGTAGATGACATCGTTTACAAATAAACGAAATCTTTGGGATAGCAACGTACCTAACCCTGGGTTATTGTCGCTTCTTCGACCTGGCCGGCATGGTTTTACTACGATCTGACTTTGTAGGGCCGAGTGCAATAGCCAGCACTTCCTCCATGCGTTTAACAAAATGGAACTTTAACCCTTTAAGGTATTTCTCCGGAATCTCAGCCACATCCTTGCGGTTCTCTTCAGGAAGAATAATGTCCTTAATGTTTGCCCGTTTTGCAGCCAGTAACTTTTCCTTGATGCCACCAACCGGTAGCACAACGCCGCGAAGGGTAATCTCTCCTGTCATCGCAAGGTTTTTACGAACCGGCTTGTTCAGCAAGGCAGAATAGATGGTACTCAGCATGGTGACTCCGGCAGAAGGTCCGTCTTTCGGTGTCGCACCTTCCGGAACGTGCACGTGGATGTGTTGCTCGGACATGCGGTCGGCATCAAGACCAAGTTCTGTGGCATGGCTTTTCAAATACTCCAGTGCAATGGTCGCTGATTCCTTCATTACATCCCCGAGGTTGCCGGTCAGGGACATTCCGCCTTTGCCTTTGCTAAGGCTTACTTCGGTGAAGAGGATATCTCCGCCTACCGACGTCCATGCCAACCCGACAGCCACACCGGGCACACCCGGATCAGCGTAGCGATCATGTAGAAAATGGGGAGGACCCAATATCGTTTGAACTTCCTTAAGGGTAGGTGTAGGGTTAAACTTCTTATCGGATCCCAGCAAACGGGCATAGTGACGGATCACCTTCGCAATCTTCTTCTCCAATCCCCTGACACCGGATTCCCTTGTATACCCTTCAACAATCAGCGAGAGAACAGCCTGAGGGAACTTTAATTGGCCACGTTTCAGTCCATGTTCCTTGAGCTGCTTCGGCACAAGATGCTTCCGGGCAATCTGTATCTTTTCCTCAAGGGTATATCCACTTAATTCTATCACCTCCATCCTATCCAGCAGAGCAGGCTGGATGGTGGAAAGTGAATTCGCCGTTGCAATGAACATCACTTTCGAAAGATCATAATGCTGCTCAAGATAATTATCGTAAAACTCGGTATTCTGCTCCGGATCCAGCACCTCCAGAAGGGCAGATGAGGGATCTCCATGAAAATCGCTTCCCACCTTGTCTATCTCGTCAAGTACAAATACCGGATTCGATGACTTTGCCTTTTTGATATTATGAATGATACGTCCGGGCATCGCTCCGATATACGTTTTACGATGCCCTCTGATCTCGGCTTCATCGCGCAGTCCACCCAATGAGATTCTGACGTAATTCCGTCCCAGTGCCTTGGCTATGGACTTACCCAGGGAGGTCTTTCCAACGCCGGGAGGTCCGTAAAAGCAAATGATGGGAGACTTCATGTCATTTTTCAGCTTCAACACTGCCAAATGTTCCATCACCCTTTCCTTGGCTTTTTCCATTCCATAGTGATCCGCATCTAGCACCTTCTCAGCATGCTCAAGATTGAAGTTATCCTTTGTGAATTCTCCCCAGGGTAAATCCAGCAACACATCGAGATAATTTACCTGCACGGAATACTCCGCAGATGCCGGGTTCATTCGCTCCAGCTTTTCAAGCTCCTTGTCAAATGCTTCCCCGATCTCCTTGCTCCATTTTTTCTTTTCCGACCGCAGGCGCATTTCCTCGATCTCTGCGTCCATCGGATTTCCACCCAACTCTTCCTGGATGGTTTTCATCTGTTGGTGAAGAAAATATTCACGCTGTTGCTGATCGATGTCCGTTTTAACCTTGGACTGGATCTGATTCTTGAGTTCGAGCAATTGAATCTCCTGACTGAGATGCTTCAAAAGCAGTTCTGCCCTTTGCTTCAGGTCGGCGACCTCCAGCATTTGCTGTTTCACCGACACCTCGGCATTCATATTCGATGACACAAAATTGATCAGGAAGGAAGGGCTCTCGATATTCCGGATGGCAAAGGCTGCGTCTGATGGAATATTCGGAGATTGCTTGATGATGTTTACT from Flavobacteriales bacterium includes the following:
- a CDS encoding STAS domain-containing protein, translated to MDLAVEVKDKYTLIRINAEKLNSQVAPQLKSQLVVSNGEGAKNLIMELSSTRYCDSSGLSAILVANRLCKNSGGCLVLTGLQDTVMKLINISQLDSVLNILPTVDEAVDFIFMEEVEKDVKKSDE
- a CDS encoding 4-hydroxy-3-methylbut-2-enyl diphosphate reductase → MKVNIDPNSGFCFGVVYAIEMAEDELAQSGTLYCLGDIVHNNREVERLTAKGLKIINHEELAELKDCKVLIRAHGEPPQTYEVAIRNNIELIDASCPVVLKLQHRVRNGFERSIENDGQIIIYGKEGHAEVNGLVGQTGGKAIIVTTEEDLQKVDFTKPIYLYSQTTKSTDGFYKMKKNIEERIKLAGGDGEVGFVANDTICRQVANREPHMKDFASRHDVVVFVSGKKSSNGKILYDVCKSVNPDSYFVSSEDEIQEAWFAGKERIGVCGATSTPMWLMEKVANCIETMTLPAVS
- a CDS encoding ribonuclease Z encodes the protein MKPFGLTVLGSSSALPTSSRNPSAHVLTLHDRLFLIDCGEGTQIQLRRYRIRMQKIQHIFISHLHGDHFLGLPGLISTMGLLGRTNPLTIFGPESLKEILDVQIKHLDAHLGFELHYHAVAPQTGIVLIDDDTVNVTTIALNHRIPCTGFLFKEKPARPNIRKEAIRKYDIPVDAIGSIKDGAPYTTSEGKIIPNSELVIPPPLPRSFAYCSDTAYSESIIDVIHGVDLLYHEATFTSDLEDRARETHHSTAAQAAEIARKAEVRQLVIGHFSARYKDATPLLNEARTIFSDTLLAEEGQHYPVDVVVTQSAENGTL
- a CDS encoding T9SS type A sorting domain-containing protein; protein product: MIRRVHAFVILSFMLLGISTHVLAQCTPSSAATSPGFRAPDNSLRMPDGTINVAYSQSITINVPDTVNVFGTMIPVDSLKVTSITNFPAGISASAADKAVYYGGDKGCALVSGTTSVAWLDTINIAYTAYITVLGSPQTAPLTWDSIVLKIGDPASIQDLDPARFGISQNYPNPVIEQTSIFYNTPSPVEVEFTVYDMIGKEVYSRVYHSRAGMNTINFVPKGLKPGVYVYTINNGEKALTRRMLLAGK
- a CDS encoding (d)CMP kinase — translated: MTEPRLIIAIDGHSSCGKSTLAKALAKEFRLTYVDTGAMYRAATLHALEQGWLDQEPWDETSFINELDNLDIRLEKTNDGLKVLLQGRDVSDEIRTMKVSEQVSKVSAVMALRKKMISMQREMANDHGVVMDGRDIGTAVFPDANLKIFMTATPEERASRRMKELQQKNIPVTYQEVLDNIVARDHADSTRLVNPLVKAPDAVVLDNTSMTQEEQFNLARAWVKKKYAGV
- the rpsA gene encoding 30S ribosomal protein S1 — its product is MVNEEVKEQETVEAEVAEKTEKKKQAPKAAEVEPFDWSGEESTGDTYTEGERAELEALYDNTLVSINDHDVLEGKIVDITSKDVVINIGFKSEGIISLSEFRYNPELKTGDSVEVYVENQEDKNGQLVLSHRKARALKSWDRVNEAHDKGEVIKGYVKCRTKGGMIVDVFGIEAFLPGSQIDVKPIRDYDVYVGKTMEFKVVKINQEFKNVVVSHKALIEAELQQQKQEIISKLEKGQVLEGVVKNITSYGVFIDLGGVDGLIHITDLSWGRVSHPEEIVSLDQKLNVVILDFDEDKKRIALGLKQLTSHPWDALDANLKVGDKVKGKVVVIADYGAFIEIQPGVEGLIHVSEMSWSQHLRSAQDFLEVGQEVEGVVLTLDREERKMSLGMRQLMPDPWANIETKYPEGSKHKGKVRNFTNFGVFVELEEGIDGLVHISDLSWSKKIKHPSEFTKVGDEMEVVVLGLDTENRRLSLGHKQLEENPWDTFETVFTVDSEHKGTIIKKVDKGAIVGLKYGVEAFLPTKHMTKADGSQAQVDEALDFKVLEFNKESKKIIVSHTKTYQVASDEDKAPRGERKEGAAASAKSKAKSTKKAVKSIKDNLEKTTLGDLDVLSNLKSEMEEHEEASSRRKGNDEDSEDEEE
- a CDS encoding aspartate carbamoyltransferase catalytic subunit, with protein sequence MQENLSVDHLLGIKYLKKNDIELIFNTAEHFREVINRPIKKVPSLRDVTIANVFFENSTRTRLSFELAEKRLSADVVNFSAASSSVKKGETLIDTVNNILSMKVDMVVMRHPSPGAAHFLSKHVNACVVNAGDGAHEHPTQALLDAFSIRRNLGSIKGKKVVIIGDILHSRVALSNIYCLRMLGADVRLCGPSTLMPRYIGELGVKVMKDVKAALAWCEVAMVLRIQLERQNERYFPSLREYAMRYGVNRSLLESLKKPITVMHPGPINRGVEITSDVADSGQSIILEQVENGVAIRMAVLYLLAGQKEK
- a CDS encoding sodium:solute symporter, producing the protein MTPVLLLGLIAAYFGLLIFISWLTGRGADNQSFFVGNRKSPWFMVAFGMIGASLSGVTFISVPGWVGSSQFSYMQMVLGYLAGYAVIAFVLMPLYYRLNLISIYGYLQQRFGFWAYKTGALFFFISRLIGASFRLFLVADALQILVFDRLPGFYVPFPVTVTLTVALIWLYTHRGGIRTIVWTDALQTLFMLVAVGVSLYVISSDLGGEGMWSAVASSDYSKWFFWDDWMDKKHFVKQFASGALIAITMTGMDQDMMQKNLSCRNIKDAQKNMVVFSIVLVFVNLLFLALGALLFIYANTHGFEVPEKTDRLFPLMAIDHLGVVAGLFFVLGLIAAAYSSADSALAALTTSVCVDFLNVDQMAEADRERTRKRTHIVVSFLLIIVIMFFRAYNDQNVIASIFVAASYTYGPLLGLFAFGLLTRFQLRDHVVVVVACCLAPLVTFWINANSASWFGQYQFANELLLVNALLTILFLRIGHQVVARLPVKS
- the pyrR gene encoding bifunctional pyr operon transcriptional regulator/uracil phosphoribosyltransferase PyrR, with the protein product MPSRTIINSRNFELTLRRLCYQLIENHHDFQESALIGLQQGGVQLTERLAALLKKDHGIKNVLTGTLDVTFFRDDFRRRSNPLVASDTRINFEVESKKIVLLDDVLFTGRTIRSGLDALLSFGRPVQVELLVLIDRRFSRHLPIQPDYVGRTVDTLPSERVEVYWKELNKEDKVLLITPP
- the porQ gene encoding type IX secretion system protein PorQ encodes the protein MSNRFLFSVRSLITCVIAVVSLPQTGHAQIGGTTSYDFLNLVTSARIGALGGHYLAINGDHDLSLAAVNPSLLTKDLHRNLVLDYVNYFSDVNFGGVDYAHHVEKVGTFSGRLKYVNYGQFTETNEQGIEIGQFRASDLLFQVGVSRKMDSLFTVGMHLGLVYSALAQYTSTALTTDWAVTYAKPGGSFAASLMVLNLGAPLSSYVEGYREKLPLEIRLGMSKKLAHLPLRYIITLTHLEKANLNYENSNQPTILVDPLTGEDIKPKKMIGDKIMRHVGVGAEFSPSDNFHVRFGYDYRRRQELKVATKTGTIGFSWGFGFKVSKFHVNYGRASYHLAGASNHFSITTGLSEFLSKAND